A region of Marnyiella aurantia DNA encodes the following proteins:
- a CDS encoding Tex family protein encodes MTPTGFIQQSLQISDKNINATLKLLAEDCTIPFISRYRKDATGNLDEVQIEQIEKLNTQFEELIKRKESILKSIAEQDALTPELKQRIENSFDLQELEDLYLPYKKRRKTKGDTAKEKGLEPLAKIIMSQKANDLKSLALKYLNADVNTEDEALQGARDIMAEWINENGYVRKNLRRLFQRKAVITSKQVKAKKDEEGAQKYSQYFEWEESLNRIPSHRLLAMLRSETEGFVKTKVETDKDEAIDLIEQAIIKSHNECTEQIKLAIKDSYKRLLEPALANETLQEAKEKADEKAISIFSENLRQLLLAPPLGEKRILAIDPGYRSGCKVVCLDEKGDLLHNETIYPHAPQNETGMAMKKIRSMVNAYNIQAISIGNGTASRETEFFIKKIAFDKPPQVFVVSEAGASVYSASKIARDEFPSFDVTVRGAISIGRRLSDPLAELVKIDAKSIGVGQYQHDVDQTQLKNELDSTVMSCVNAVGINLNTASKSLLSYVSGIGEKMAENIVNFRAENGAFEDRKQLKKVPRLGEKAFQQAAAFVRIANGKNPLDNSAVHPEAYPIIEMMAKDLGLKTTDLIANKEKIALISPEKYVTETIGILGIKDILKELEKPGLDPRKAAKVFEFDPSVKSIKDLKPGMILPGIVNNITAFGCFVDLGIKESGLVHISQLKEEFVSDVNEVVKLHQHVQVKVTEVDEARKRVQLSMIL; translated from the coding sequence ATGACACCCACCGGTTTTATCCAACAATCCCTTCAAATTTCTGATAAAAACATTAATGCAACACTAAAACTGCTTGCCGAAGACTGCACCATTCCCTTTATTTCCCGCTACCGAAAGGATGCCACCGGCAACCTGGACGAAGTGCAGATTGAGCAGATCGAGAAATTGAATACGCAGTTTGAAGAACTCATTAAAAGAAAGGAAAGCATCCTGAAATCCATTGCTGAACAGGACGCGCTGACACCTGAACTCAAGCAAAGGATTGAAAACAGTTTTGACCTTCAGGAACTGGAAGACCTTTACCTTCCTTATAAAAAACGCCGCAAAACCAAAGGCGACACCGCAAAAGAGAAAGGACTGGAACCTTTAGCCAAAATCATAATGAGTCAGAAGGCAAATGACCTGAAGTCGCTGGCTTTGAAATACCTGAATGCCGACGTCAATACAGAAGATGAAGCACTGCAGGGCGCCCGCGATATTATGGCCGAATGGATCAATGAAAACGGTTATGTGAGAAAAAACCTGCGCCGGCTTTTCCAGCGGAAAGCTGTTATCACCTCAAAACAAGTAAAAGCTAAAAAAGACGAAGAAGGCGCCCAAAAGTACAGTCAGTATTTCGAGTGGGAAGAAAGCCTGAACCGCATTCCCTCGCACCGGCTTTTGGCCATGCTGCGGTCGGAAACTGAAGGTTTTGTGAAAACCAAAGTTGAGACCGATAAGGATGAAGCCATTGACCTTATTGAACAGGCCATCATTAAATCACATAACGAATGTACGGAACAGATCAAGCTGGCCATAAAGGACAGTTACAAAAGGCTGCTGGAACCCGCGCTTGCCAATGAAACGCTGCAGGAGGCAAAAGAAAAAGCCGATGAAAAAGCAATTTCCATTTTTTCGGAGAACTTAAGACAGTTACTTTTAGCGCCCCCTTTAGGCGAAAAACGAATTCTGGCTATTGATCCCGGATACCGAAGCGGCTGCAAAGTGGTTTGTCTGGATGAGAAAGGCGATTTACTGCACAACGAAACCATCTATCCGCATGCGCCGCAGAACGAAACGGGCATGGCTATGAAGAAAATCCGCTCCATGGTCAACGCCTATAATATTCAGGCCATATCCATCGGCAACGGTACGGCCAGCCGCGAAACGGAATTCTTCATCAAGAAAATAGCCTTCGATAAGCCGCCGCAGGTCTTTGTGGTGTCGGAAGCCGGTGCTTCCGTTTACTCGGCGAGCAAGATTGCGCGGGATGAATTCCCGTCCTTCGACGTTACCGTGCGTGGTGCCATTTCGATAGGCAGAAGACTTTCGGACCCGTTGGCAGAACTTGTAAAGATTGACGCCAAATCCATTGGCGTGGGCCAGTATCAGCATGATGTAGACCAGACTCAACTGAAGAATGAACTCGATTCCACCGTAATGAGTTGCGTGAACGCGGTGGGCATTAACCTGAACACGGCCAGTAAATCTTTGCTGAGTTACGTTTCGGGCATCGGCGAAAAGATGGCCGAGAACATTGTGAACTTCCGTGCGGAAAACGGAGCTTTTGAAGACCGGAAACAACTGAAGAAGGTGCCGCGTCTGGGGGAAAAAGCCTTTCAGCAGGCGGCAGCTTTTGTAAGAATTGCCAACGGGAAAAATCCGCTGGATAATTCAGCTGTGCACCCGGAGGCCTATCCTATCATAGAAATGATGGCGAAAGACCTTGGTTTGAAGACCACGGACCTCATCGCGAATAAGGAAAAGATCGCTTTAATCAGCCCTGAAAAGTATGTAACCGAAACCATCGGCATTCTGGGAATTAAAGATATCCTGAAAGAACTTGAAAAGCCAGGCCTGGACCCAAGGAAAGCCGCTAAGGTTTTTGAGTTCGACCCAAGTGTGAAAAGCATTAAGGATTTAAAACCAGGCATGATTTTGCCCGGAATCGTGAACAATATTACGGCTTTCGGCTGTTTTGTGGACCTGGGAATTAAGGAAAGCGGACTTGTGCACATATCTCAGCTAAAGGAGGAATTTGTTTCAGATGTAAATGAGGTGGTAAAACTGCACCAGCATGTTCAGGTAAAAGTAACGGAAGTGGATGAAGCGCGGAAAAGGGTGCAGCTGAGTATGATTTTGTAA
- a CDS encoding T9SS type A sorting domain-containing protein: MKKINFLFLVAAMSVQGFAQQYMYTGATEIANTIPFASTASNFRQSIYYPSDFPTAPAGNIVAIYLKASTAASPNITNLKVKMGTTTMTIFPNSTFITGLQTVYSGNYNTPVVSGNYIKIPLQTPFPYDPTQNLMVELSQESYSPGFQIMQGSINVNSRTVFGNMNNATGTVQHRLATMGFDMDNAMATTEVGAENGLKIYPNPVTDVLHITKVSADAAYSLYDPAGRLIKKGEVSKRGTVDVSELSAGVYFITVEDKNETVLSSRFIKK; this comes from the coding sequence ATGAAAAAAATCAACTTCCTTTTTTTAGTCGCGGCAATGTCTGTACAGGGTTTTGCCCAGCAGTATATGTATACCGGGGCAACTGAAATCGCCAACACCATTCCCTTTGCGAGCACAGCAAGTAACTTCAGGCAGTCCATATACTACCCAAGTGATTTCCCGACCGCACCGGCAGGGAATATTGTCGCGATCTATCTGAAAGCCTCAACGGCAGCGTCGCCCAATATTACTAACCTGAAAGTTAAGATGGGCACGACCACAATGACCATTTTTCCGAATTCCACTTTTATTACAGGCCTGCAGACGGTGTACTCCGGCAATTATAACACGCCGGTCGTGAGCGGCAATTATATCAAAATACCACTTCAGACGCCTTTCCCGTATGATCCTACACAGAACCTGATGGTAGAGCTTTCACAGGAAAGTTATTCGCCTGGATTTCAGATCATGCAGGGATCAATCAATGTGAATTCCCGAACAGTATTCGGCAATATGAATAATGCCACCGGCACAGTTCAGCACAGGTTAGCCACTATGGGCTTCGATATGGACAATGCCATGGCCACCACGGAAGTAGGTGCAGAAAATGGCTTGAAAATTTATCCGAATCCTGTAACCGACGTTCTCCACATTACCAAAGTTTCTGCGGATGCAGCATATTCACTTTACGACCCTGCCGGGCGTTTGATAAAAAAAGGAGAAGTTTCCAAAAGAGGAACTGTAGATGTGTCTGAGCTTTCAGCCGGTGTTTACTTCATTACCGTTGAGGATAAAAATGAGACGGTACTGAGCAGCAGATTCATCAAAAAATAA
- a CDS encoding DUF7010 family protein — translation MTTPLQIAQQDMRTGHGYGSTGVLSSGLVWLCAALAVMMYGVTTGIWTLIIGGMIIFPLSMLIGKLTGIPGKHDPNNPLGKSAMEGTVWMLMCIPMAYGLSLVRPEWFFQGMLLIIGGRYLTFATLYGMKVYWLLGAVLGAAAFILFAMQAVAFYSALAGALIEILMGTVLYILFRKQRGKNEAAIPDSHTSGL, via the coding sequence ATGACAACCCCCCTCCAAATCGCCCAACAGGATATGCGTACCGGCCACGGTTACGGTTCAACCGGAGTATTGAGCTCCGGTCTCGTTTGGCTTTGCGCCGCCTTGGCCGTGATGATGTATGGAGTGACTACCGGTATCTGGACCTTAATTATCGGTGGCATGATAATCTTTCCGCTTTCCATGCTGATCGGGAAACTGACCGGGATTCCAGGCAAGCACGACCCCAATAATCCGCTGGGAAAATCGGCGATGGAAGGTACAGTGTGGATGCTGATGTGCATCCCAATGGCCTATGGCCTTTCGCTGGTTAGACCGGAATGGTTTTTTCAGGGAATGCTGCTTATCATTGGCGGACGGTACCTGACTTTTGCCACGCTTTACGGCATGAAGGTGTACTGGCTGCTCGGAGCAGTACTTGGAGCTGCAGCTTTTATACTTTTTGCTATGCAGGCCGTCGCGTTCTACTCTGCTTTGGCCGGTGCTTTAATTGAAATTTTAATGGGAACGGTTCTTTATATCCTGTTCCGGAAACAACGGGGCAAAAATGAAGCAGCAATTCCAGATTCCCACACTTCGGGTTTATAA